A region from the Prionailurus viverrinus isolate Anna chromosome E2, UM_Priviv_1.0, whole genome shotgun sequence genome encodes:
- the LOC125153313 gene encoding heterogeneous nuclear ribonucleoproteins C1/C2-like isoform X3, which yields MALVKSLRPLPMENSGILRKSCTPQFLQVKWVWERTLAMESDPFPICLCCSSSNYDLDYKLYREDVPYRSVYECQRIPPLINRVPVKIRRTQVGMGIKSSCSPHKGPRKSHLPQEQIKLQTEELHSIRGELSQIKAQVDRLLETLERMDKQRDQLLGQAPPTGGPACTPRSEASEENRALVSKRSSCRNTEAKQEPRGQRPHPEADSPEDSTDPEEAVKNHASDQEGSQ from the exons ATGGCCTTGGTCAAGTCCCTAAGGCCTCTTCCAATGGAGAATTCTGGGATTCTAAGGAAAAGTTGcacacctcagtttcttcaagttAAATGGGTCTGGGAAAGGACTCTGGCCATGGAGAGTGaccccttccccatttgtctCTGTTGCAGCAGCAGTAACTATGACCTGGACTACAAGCTGTACAGGGAAGATGTCCCCTACCG TAGTGTGTATGAATGCCAAAGAATCCCTCCACTCATTAACCGAGTGCCTGTCAAGATCCGGAGGACCCAGGTGGGCATGGGGATCAAGAGCAGCTGCAGTCCCCACAAGGGCCCCAGGAAGAGCCACCTGCCCCAAGAGCAAATAAAGC TCCAGACCGAGGAGCTGCACTCCATCAGGGGGGAGCTAAGCCAGATCAAAGCCCAGGTGGACCGTCTGTTGGAGACTCTGGAGCGCATGGACAAGCAGAGGGACCAGCTTCTGGGTCAAGCACCTCCAACTGGGGGCCCAGCCTGCACTCCAA GGTCAGAGGCCAGTGAAGAAAACAGGGCCCTGGTGAGTAAGAGATCCTCATGCAGAAACACTGAAGCCAAGCAGGAGCCCAGGGGCCAGAGGCCCCATCCAGAAGCAGACAGCCCCGAGGACAGCACAGACCCAGAGGAGGCA GTGAAGAATCATGCATCAGACCAGGAGGGCAGTCAGTAG
- the LOC125153313 gene encoding heterogeneous nuclear ribonucleoproteins C1/C2-like isoform X2, which yields MALVKSLRPLPMENSGILRKSCTPQFLQVKWVWERTLAMESDPFPICLCCSSSNYDLDYKLYREDVPYRVYECQRIPPLINRVPVKIRRTQVGMGIKSSCSPHKGPRKSHLPQEQIKLQTEELHSIRGELSQIKAQVDRLLETLERMDKQRDQLLGQAPPTGGPACTPRSEASEENRALVSKRSSCRNTEAKQEPRGQRPHPEADSPEDSTDPEEAVSGPAPPLILTLPAFESLWPPCEQGRDSGLCGSPQWWLRGDTGLLPQASPRTWALHCVVSHSQLGLDELSWTRGHSQAAGPVLG from the exons ATGGCCTTGGTCAAGTCCCTAAGGCCTCTTCCAATGGAGAATTCTGGGATTCTAAGGAAAAGTTGcacacctcagtttcttcaagttAAATGGGTCTGGGAAAGGACTCTGGCCATGGAGAGTGaccccttccccatttgtctCTGTTGCAGCAGCAGTAACTATGACCTGGACTACAAGCTGTACAGGGAAGATGTCCCCTACCG TGTGTATGAATGCCAAAGAATCCCTCCACTCATTAACCGAGTGCCTGTCAAGATCCGGAGGACCCAGGTGGGCATGGGGATCAAGAGCAGCTGCAGTCCCCACAAGGGCCCCAGGAAGAGCCACCTGCCCCAAGAGCAAATAAAGC TCCAGACCGAGGAGCTGCACTCCATCAGGGGGGAGCTAAGCCAGATCAAAGCCCAGGTGGACCGTCTGTTGGAGACTCTGGAGCGCATGGACAAGCAGAGGGACCAGCTTCTGGGTCAAGCACCTCCAACTGGGGGCCCAGCCTGCACTCCAA GGTCAGAGGCCAGTGAAGAAAACAGGGCCCTGGTGAGTAAGAGATCCTCATGCAGAAACACTGAAGCCAAGCAGGAGCCCAGGGGCCAGAGGCCCCATCCAGAAGCAGACAGCCCCGAGGACAGCACAGACCCAGAGGAGGCAGTGAGTGGCCCGGCACCTCCCCTCATCCTCACCCTCCCTGCGTTTGAGTCCTTGTGGCCTCCCTGTGAACAAGGGAGAGACTCGGGTTTGTGCGGGAGCCCACAGTGGTGGTTGAGGGGAGACACAGGACTTCTACCGCAGGCAAGCCCCAGAACGTGGGCCCTGCACTGCGTTGTCTCCCACTCTCAACTCGGGCTTGATGAGCTCAGCTGGACTAGGGGCCACAGCCAGGCAGCTGGGCCAGTTCTGGGCTGA
- the LOC125153313 gene encoding heterogeneous nuclear ribonucleoproteins C1/C2-like isoform X1, giving the protein MALVKSLRPLPMENSGILRKSCTPQFLQVKWVWERTLAMESDPFPICLCCSSSNYDLDYKLYREDVPYRSVYECQRIPPLINRVPVKIRRTQVGMGIKSSCSPHKGPRKSHLPQEQIKLQTEELHSIRGELSQIKAQVDRLLETLERMDKQRDQLLGQAPPTGGPACTPRSEASEENRALVSKRSSCRNTEAKQEPRGQRPHPEADSPEDSTDPEEAVSGPAPPLILTLPAFESLWPPCEQGRDSGLCGSPQWWLRGDTGLLPQASPRTWALHCVVSHSQLGLDELSWTRGHSQAAGPVLG; this is encoded by the exons ATGGCCTTGGTCAAGTCCCTAAGGCCTCTTCCAATGGAGAATTCTGGGATTCTAAGGAAAAGTTGcacacctcagtttcttcaagttAAATGGGTCTGGGAAAGGACTCTGGCCATGGAGAGTGaccccttccccatttgtctCTGTTGCAGCAGCAGTAACTATGACCTGGACTACAAGCTGTACAGGGAAGATGTCCCCTACCG TAGTGTGTATGAATGCCAAAGAATCCCTCCACTCATTAACCGAGTGCCTGTCAAGATCCGGAGGACCCAGGTGGGCATGGGGATCAAGAGCAGCTGCAGTCCCCACAAGGGCCCCAGGAAGAGCCACCTGCCCCAAGAGCAAATAAAGC TCCAGACCGAGGAGCTGCACTCCATCAGGGGGGAGCTAAGCCAGATCAAAGCCCAGGTGGACCGTCTGTTGGAGACTCTGGAGCGCATGGACAAGCAGAGGGACCAGCTTCTGGGTCAAGCACCTCCAACTGGGGGCCCAGCCTGCACTCCAA GGTCAGAGGCCAGTGAAGAAAACAGGGCCCTGGTGAGTAAGAGATCCTCATGCAGAAACACTGAAGCCAAGCAGGAGCCCAGGGGCCAGAGGCCCCATCCAGAAGCAGACAGCCCCGAGGACAGCACAGACCCAGAGGAGGCAGTGAGTGGCCCGGCACCTCCCCTCATCCTCACCCTCCCTGCGTTTGAGTCCTTGTGGCCTCCCTGTGAACAAGGGAGAGACTCGGGTTTGTGCGGGAGCCCACAGTGGTGGTTGAGGGGAGACACAGGACTTCTACCGCAGGCAAGCCCCAGAACGTGGGCCCTGCACTGCGTTGTCTCCCACTCTCAACTCGGGCTTGATGAGCTCAGCTGGACTAGGGGCCACAGCCAGGCAGCTGGGCCAGTTCTGGGCTGA